One genomic window of Notamacropus eugenii isolate mMacEug1 chromosome 6, mMacEug1.pri_v2, whole genome shotgun sequence includes the following:
- the LOC140510909 gene encoding putative N-acetyltransferase 8B — protein sequence MRKEGEGDVLLRETRTGLDGGMEAKAMELADSDGGLPVQVRPMAPGDEAALGELLALVAAELGSALSARMLWRPWFLLLLGCGFAVLAASSHSLLLPLLVLALLLAVGRPALAQVWALYVRQDMSLGLGVPGATDFRFWVAEDTDGNVVGMVGVSGIGKSGDGELELRSLVVNPEHRGHGVGRALCQAALAFARGCPGCRVMVLDTHMLHSPAQRLFSSLGFHPGPACLQPTLSGFLADLPVTRYHYALTGNNTEEHSPADEE from the exons atgagaaaagaaggggaaggggacgTTTTATTAAGGGAAACAAGAACAG GCCTGGACGGAGGGATGGAAGCCAAGGCCATGGAGCTGGCTGATAGCGATGGGGGTCTTCCGGTGCAAGTACGGCCCATGGCCCCAGGGGATGAGGCTGCCCTCGGAGAGCTCTTGGCGTTGGTGGCTGCTGAGCTAGGTTCAGCCCTCAGCGCCCGGATGCTGTGGCGGCCATGGTTCTTGCTGCTTCTAGGATGCGGCTTTGCTGTCCTGGCAGCCTCCTCCCACTCCTTGCTGCTGCCCTTGCTGGTCCTGGCGCTGCTCCTGGCTGTTGGCCGCCCTGCATTGGCCCAGGTTTGGGCTCTCTATGTCCGCCAAGACATGAGCCTTGGTCTGGGGGTTCCAGGGGCCACAGACTTTCGATTCTGGGTGGCTGAGGACACAGATGGCAACGTGGTGGGTATGGTGGGTGTATCAGGGATTGGGAAAAGTGGAGATGGGGAGTTGGAGCTGAGGTCTCTGGTTGTGAACCCCGAGCATCGGGGTCATGGGGTGGGGAGGGCCCTGTGCCAGGCTGCATTGGCCTTTGCCCGTGGCTGTCCCGGCTGCCGGGTCATGGTGCTGGACACACATATGCTCCATAGTCCTGCCCAGAGACTCTTCTCTAGCCTTGGCTTCCATCCAGGCCCTGCATGCCTGCAGCCTACACTTAGTGGATTCCTGGCTGACCTCCCTGTCACTCGCTACCACTATGCCCTGACTGGCAACAACACagaagagcacagcccagcaGATGAGGAGTAA